A window from Staphylococcus succinus encodes these proteins:
- a CDS encoding N-acetylmuramoyl-L-alanine amidase, whose translation MNRINTWLEKHNLRNFPTLIVVVTFVVFVFMIISFLNHNDEDSSTIYVTEDTELRTGPSPIYPEVNSIYKGQNFHKISKTGKWIQVESSNGKEKGWVAGWHTNLNIEADANPNAKPLKDKTIVLDPGHGGSDQGASSNTKKHSREKVYTLKTAKELKSLLEKEGAVVNMTREADEYVTLEQRNIKGDAYISIHNDSLKSAKANGSTVYWYKDNQEALAETISATLQKKALLTSKGARQENYQVLRQTDVPAVLLELGYISNPTDEDMITDKLHRHILEKAVVDGLRSYFSE comes from the coding sequence ATGAATAGAATCAATACTTGGTTAGAAAAACATAATCTTAGGAATTTCCCCACACTCATTGTCGTTGTAACATTTGTCGTTTTCGTTTTTATGATCATTTCTTTCTTAAATCATAATGATGAAGATAGTAGTACAATTTATGTTACAGAAGATACGGAATTAAGAACTGGACCTAGTCCAATTTATCCAGAAGTTAATTCAATCTACAAAGGACAAAACTTCCACAAAATAAGCAAAACAGGTAAATGGATTCAAGTTGAATCTAGTAATGGCAAAGAAAAAGGTTGGGTTGCAGGTTGGCATACGAATTTAAATATAGAGGCGGATGCTAACCCCAACGCTAAGCCTTTAAAGGATAAAACAATTGTACTTGACCCTGGTCACGGCGGAAGTGATCAAGGTGCTTCAAGTAATACAAAAAAGCATAGTAGGGAAAAGGTATACACTTTAAAAACTGCGAAAGAACTTAAATCACTTCTAGAAAAAGAAGGTGCAGTTGTTAATATGACACGTGAAGCGGATGAATATGTAACTCTCGAGCAACGTAATATTAAAGGTGATGCATATATTAGCATACATAATGACTCTCTCAAATCCGCTAAAGCTAATGGCAGCACGGTTTATTGGTATAAAGATAACCAAGAGGCTTTAGCAGAAACAATCAGTGCTACACTACAGAAGAAAGCGTTGTTGACGAGTAAAGGCGCTAGACAAGAAAACTACCAAGTATTGAGACAAACGGACGTTCCAGCAGTATTATTAGAATTAGGCTATATTAGCAATCCTACAGATGAAGATATGATTACGGATAAATTGCACCGCCACATACTTGAAAAAGCAGTTGTTGATGGATTACGTTCTTATTTCTCTGAATAA
- the hisS gene encoding histidine--tRNA ligase, with product MINIPRGTQDILPEETKKWRYIESKLNELMELYNYQEIRTPIFESTELFARGVGGSTDVVQKEMYTFKDKGDRSITLRPEGTAAVVRSYIENKMQGLPNQPIKLYYTGPMFRYERKQKGRYRQFTQFGVEAIGAENPGIDAEVLAMAMHIYQSFGLKHLKLVINSIGDMHSRKEYNDALVKHFEPVIGDFCSDCQNRLHSNPMRILDCKVDKDKEAIKTAPQISDYLNEASKAYFDEVKQHLDDLGIPYVVDPNLVRGLDYYTHTAFELMMDNPNYDGAITTLCGGGRYNGLLELLDGPNQTGIGFALSIERLLLALNEEEIELDIDNEFDLFVVTMGDAADRYAIKLLNDLRKNGIKADKDYMSRKVKGQMKQADRLNANYTVVIGDQELENKNINIKNMQSGETEMIQLDGIVDYLKNKE from the coding sequence ATGATAAATATACCTAGAGGGACTCAAGATATATTACCAGAGGAAACAAAAAAATGGCGTTATATCGAATCAAAATTAAATGAATTGATGGAATTATATAACTATCAAGAAATTCGTACGCCAATATTCGAAAGCACTGAATTATTTGCACGCGGTGTCGGAGGTTCAACTGATGTTGTGCAAAAAGAAATGTATACATTCAAAGATAAGGGAGACCGTAGTATAACGTTGCGTCCTGAAGGTACGGCGGCAGTAGTACGTTCTTATATAGAAAATAAAATGCAAGGCCTTCCAAATCAACCTATCAAATTATATTATACGGGTCCTATGTTTCGTTATGAACGTAAACAAAAAGGGCGTTATCGTCAATTTACACAATTTGGTGTAGAGGCGATTGGTGCGGAAAATCCAGGGATTGATGCTGAAGTATTAGCAATGGCGATGCATATTTATCAGTCATTTGGTTTGAAACATTTAAAACTTGTTATTAATAGCATTGGAGATATGCATTCTCGTAAAGAATATAACGATGCGCTTGTGAAACACTTCGAACCTGTTATTGGTGATTTTTGTAGTGATTGTCAAAATAGACTTCACTCAAACCCAATGCGTATTTTGGATTGTAAAGTAGATAAAGATAAAGAAGCTATTAAAACTGCACCTCAGATTAGCGATTATTTAAATGAAGCATCTAAAGCATATTTTGATGAAGTGAAACAACATTTAGATGATTTAGGTATACCGTATGTGGTGGATCCTAATTTGGTAAGAGGTTTAGATTATTATACACATACTGCATTTGAACTTATGATGGATAACCCAAATTATGATGGTGCAATTACAACTTTATGTGGCGGCGGTCGTTATAATGGATTATTAGAATTATTAGATGGCCCAAACCAAACTGGTATTGGCTTTGCACTAAGTATTGAAAGACTATTACTTGCATTGAATGAAGAAGAAATTGAACTTGATATTGATAATGAATTTGATTTATTTGTAGTAACGATGGGCGATGCGGCAGATCGTTATGCAATTAAGCTATTGAACGATTTGCGTAAAAATGGCATTAAAGCGGATAAAGATTATATGTCTCGTAAAGTAAAAGGACAAATGAAGCAAGCGGATCGATTAAATGCGAATTATACGGTCGTCATCGGTGATCAAGAGCTAGAAAATAAAAATATTAATATTAAAAACATGCAATCAGGTGAAACTGAAATGATTCAATTAGATGGCATTGTCGATTATTTAAAAAATAAGGAGTAG
- the aspS gene encoding aspartate--tRNA ligase, translating to MSKRTTYCGLVTESLLEQEVILKGWVHNRRDLGGLIFVDLRDREGYVQIVFNPAFSEEALKVAETVRSEYIVEVRGIVKKRDPETVNPKIETGQIEVQVSNIEIINKSETPPFALNEENQNVDENIRLKYRYLDLRRQELAQTFKMRHQTTRSIRQYLDQEGFYDIETPVLTKSTPEGARDYLVPSRVHEGQFYALPQSPQIFKQLLMISGFDKYYQIVKCFRDEDLRADRQPEFTQVDIEMSFVDQEDVMDMGEEMLQNVVKDVKDVEIPRPFPRMTYSEAMERYGSDKPDTRFDMELINVSELGEVMDFKVFKDAVNNNGQVKAIVAKGASDKYTRKDIDALTEFVNIYGAKGLAWVKVVEDGLNGPIAKFFENDHVEKLQSLTGAKAGDLVLFVADKPSVVAQSLGALRLKLAKELDLIDQSKLNFLWVTDWPLLEYDEDAKRYTAAHHPFTAPKQEDIDKLDNEPENVQANAYDVVLNGYELGGGSIRIHNADLQSKMFEVLGFTDEQAKEQFGFLLDAFKYGAPPHGGIALGLDRLVMLLTGRTNLRDTIAFPKTASASCLLTNAPSEVSENQLEELSLRIRH from the coding sequence ATGAGTAAGCGTACAACATATTGTGGTTTAGTGACTGAATCACTTTTAGAGCAAGAAGTTATATTAAAAGGCTGGGTGCATAACCGTAGAGATTTAGGTGGACTCATCTTCGTTGACTTACGTGACCGTGAAGGTTATGTTCAAATTGTATTCAATCCAGCGTTTTCAGAAGAGGCTTTAAAAGTTGCAGAAACAGTGAGATCTGAATACATTGTTGAAGTTAGAGGAATAGTTAAGAAGCGTGATCCTGAAACAGTTAATCCTAAAATTGAAACTGGACAAATTGAAGTACAAGTTTCAAATATAGAAATTATCAATAAATCTGAAACACCACCATTCGCTCTAAATGAAGAAAATCAAAACGTTGACGAAAATATTAGATTGAAATATAGATACCTTGATTTAAGAAGACAAGAATTAGCACAAACCTTTAAAATGAGACATCAAACGACACGTTCCATTAGACAATATTTGGACCAAGAAGGTTTTTATGACATAGAAACACCAGTTTTAACTAAGTCTACACCTGAAGGCGCACGTGATTATCTTGTACCTTCTCGTGTACATGAGGGTCAATTCTATGCATTGCCACAATCTCCACAGATATTCAAACAATTATTAATGATTAGTGGATTTGATAAATATTATCAAATCGTAAAATGTTTCCGTGATGAAGACTTACGTGCAGACCGTCAACCAGAGTTTACACAAGTGGATATTGAAATGAGCTTCGTTGACCAAGAAGACGTTATGGATATGGGCGAAGAAATGTTACAAAATGTTGTTAAAGATGTGAAAGATGTTGAAATTCCACGCCCATTCCCAAGAATGACTTATAGTGAAGCAATGGAACGTTACGGTTCAGATAAACCAGATACACGCTTTGATATGGAACTTATTAATGTTTCAGAATTAGGCGAAGTTATGGATTTCAAAGTATTTAAAGATGCAGTTAATAACAATGGACAAGTCAAAGCAATCGTTGCGAAAGGTGCTTCTGACAAATATACGAGAAAAGACATTGATGCTTTAACTGAATTCGTTAATATTTATGGTGCTAAAGGTTTAGCGTGGGTTAAAGTTGTAGAAGATGGATTAAACGGTCCAATTGCCAAATTCTTTGAAAATGACCATGTTGAAAAATTACAATCACTTACAGGCGCTAAAGCCGGCGACTTAGTATTATTTGTAGCTGACAAACCAAGTGTAGTGGCTCAAAGTTTAGGCGCTTTACGCTTGAAATTAGCTAAAGAATTAGATTTAATTGATCAATCTAAATTGAATTTCTTATGGGTGACTGATTGGCCATTATTAGAATATGATGAAGATGCTAAACGTTATACAGCAGCTCATCATCCATTCACAGCACCTAAACAAGAAGATATTGATAAGTTAGATAATGAACCAGAAAATGTACAAGCAAACGCTTATGATGTTGTATTAAATGGTTATGAATTAGGTGGTGGGTCAATCAGAATCCACAATGCCGACTTACAATCAAAAATGTTCGAAGTATTAGGTTTTACTGATGAACAAGCGAAAGAACAATTTGGTTTCTTATTAGATGCATTTAAATATGGTGCGCCACCACATGGCGGTATAGCATTAGGTTTAGACCGTCTAGTTATGTTATTAACTGGCCGAACTAATTTACGTGATACAATTGCATTCCCTAAAACTGCATCAGCATCATGTTTATTAACAAATGCACCAAGTGAAGTTTCAGAAAATCAATTAGAGGAACTTTCATTGCGTATTCGTCATTAA
- a CDS encoding tRNA threonylcarbamoyladenosine dehydratase, translating to MKHQFSRNELAYGQEGLDLLKNKTVVVLGVGGVGSFAAEALARTNIGHIILIDKDDVDITNVNRQLHALTSTIGQSKVTLMEERIKLINPDCKVTSLHMFYTEETYEDLFNHYDIDYFVDASDTIMYKVHLMNECLNRDIKVISSMGAANKTDPTRFQIADISKTHMDPMAKIIRRKLKKIGITKGIPVVFSDESPIVIREDVKDTVGDANAPTRKGQIPPSSNAFVPSVVGLICASYVINDILKEIPVTRIKDKK from the coding sequence ATGAAACATCAATTTTCTAGAAATGAATTAGCTTATGGACAAGAAGGGTTAGATTTATTAAAAAATAAAACTGTTGTTGTACTTGGCGTGGGTGGCGTGGGTTCATTTGCTGCAGAGGCATTAGCGCGCACGAATATTGGTCACATCATACTTATTGATAAAGATGACGTCGATATTACTAATGTTAATCGTCAGCTACATGCACTTACCTCGACTATAGGGCAAAGTAAAGTGACATTAATGGAAGAACGTATCAAATTAATTAATCCAGACTGTAAAGTGACATCATTACACATGTTTTATACAGAAGAGACTTATGAAGATTTATTTAATCATTATGATATTGATTATTTTGTAGATGCCAGTGATACGATTATGTATAAAGTACATTTGATGAATGAATGTTTAAATAGGGACATTAAGGTGATTTCAAGTATGGGTGCTGCTAATAAGACAGATCCAACGCGTTTTCAAATAGCAGATATATCCAAAACACATATGGATCCCATGGCAAAAATAATAAGACGAAAATTAAAGAAAATCGGTATTACTAAAGGTATACCAGTCGTCTTTTCAGATGAAAGTCCGATTGTGATTAGAGAAGATGTAAAAGATACTGTAGGTGATGCAAACGCACCAACTAGAAAAGGGCAAATACCACCATCCTCTAATGCTTTTGTACCAAGCGTTGTTGGACTTATTTGTGCGAGTTATGTGATTAACGATATTTTGAAAGAGATACCGGTGACACGTATCAAAGACAAAAAATAG
- a CDS encoding replication-associated recombination protein A, translating into MTNEPLASRMRPNNIDEVISQEHLVGPKGIIRRMVDTKRLSSMIFYGPPGIGKTSIAKAISGSTQYKFRQLNAVTNTKKDMQLIVEEAKMSGQVILLLDEIHRLDKAKQDFLLPHLENGKIVLIGATTSNPYHAINPAIRSRAQIFELYSLDEHDIRVSLDRALTDETRGLATYHAHVDEDALLYFSTQSQGDVRSALNALELAVLSSEVTDGTRHITLQDAKDCLQKGALVSDKDGDMHYDVMSAFQKSIRGSDVNAALHYLARLIEAGDLPTIVRRLLVISYEDIGLASPAAGQRTLAAIESAERLGFPEARIPLSQAVIELCLSPKSNSGITAIDSALSDIRKGLVGQIPDHLKDGHYAGAKELGRAIGYKYPHSYDNGFVAQQYLPDKLKNKIYYEPKTTSKSEQQFKAVYENIKQSQFKN; encoded by the coding sequence GTGACAAATGAGCCACTTGCATCAAGAATGCGACCAAATAACATAGATGAAGTCATTTCTCAAGAACATTTAGTGGGTCCAAAGGGTATTATTAGACGAATGGTAGATACCAAACGCTTATCTTCAATGATCTTTTATGGCCCTCCTGGCATTGGGAAAACAAGTATTGCAAAAGCAATATCTGGCAGTACACAATATAAATTCAGACAGCTCAATGCCGTTACAAATACCAAAAAAGATATGCAATTAATTGTAGAAGAAGCGAAAATGTCTGGCCAAGTTATTTTGCTTTTAGACGAAATTCACCGTTTAGATAAAGCGAAACAAGATTTTTTATTACCCCATTTAGAAAATGGAAAAATTGTATTGATTGGTGCTACAACATCAAATCCTTATCATGCAATCAACCCAGCAATTCGTTCTAGAGCGCAAATATTCGAGTTATATTCTTTAGATGAACATGACATCAGAGTTTCATTAGATAGAGCGTTAACTGATGAAACACGTGGTTTAGCAACTTACCATGCACATGTTGACGAAGATGCCTTATTATATTTTTCGACGCAAAGTCAAGGTGATGTAAGAAGTGCTTTAAACGCTTTAGAGTTAGCAGTGTTAAGTTCTGAGGTAACTGATGGCACAAGACATATTACCTTACAAGATGCCAAAGATTGTTTGCAAAAAGGAGCTTTGGTTAGTGATAAAGATGGGGATATGCATTATGATGTTATGAGCGCTTTTCAAAAATCGATTAGAGGTAGTGATGTCAACGCTGCGCTACATTATCTAGCGCGACTTATTGAAGCAGGCGACTTACCTACTATCGTACGCAGATTACTAGTGATTTCTTATGAAGATATAGGCTTAGCTTCACCGGCAGCAGGGCAACGTACACTCGCAGCTATAGAATCAGCTGAACGCCTAGGCTTTCCTGAAGCAAGAATCCCACTTAGTCAGGCAGTAATTGAGCTTTGTTTATCTCCAAAATCAAATTCTGGGATTACAGCGATTGATTCAGCTTTATCAGATATACGTAAAGGGTTAGTTGGTCAAATACCAGACCACCTAAAAGATGGCCACTATGCTGGTGCTAAAGAATTGGGTCGGGCGATTGGATATAAATACCCACATAGTTATGACAATGGCTTTGTAGCGCAACAATACCTACCCGATAAATTAAAGAACAAAATTTACTATGAACCTAAAACAACTTCCAAAAGTGAACAACAGTTTAAGGCAGTATACGAAAATATCAAACAATCTCAATTTAAAAATTAA
- the cymR gene encoding cysteine metabolism transcriptional regulator CymR, which produces MKISTKGRYGLTLMISLAKKEGQGCVSLKSIAEENNLSDLYLEQLVGPLRNAGLIRSVRGAKGGYQLRVPAEEITAGDIIRLLEGPITFVESIESEPPAQKQLWIRMRDAVRDVLDNTSLKYLADYKDTDNLDGYMFYI; this is translated from the coding sequence ATGAAAATTTCAACAAAAGGAAGATATGGATTAACACTAATGATATCCCTAGCTAAAAAAGAAGGTCAAGGGTGTGTGTCATTAAAATCAATTGCAGAAGAAAATAATTTAAGTGATCTATATCTAGAACAGTTAGTGGGTCCTTTAAGGAATGCAGGTTTAATTCGAAGTGTTCGTGGTGCAAAAGGTGGTTATCAATTAAGAGTACCGGCAGAAGAAATAACAGCTGGTGACATTATTCGTTTGTTGGAAGGTCCAATTACATTTGTAGAAAGTATTGAATCAGAACCACCAGCGCAGAAGCAACTTTGGATTAGAATGAGAGATGCAGTTAGAGATGTACTTGATAATACTTCATTGAAATATTTAGCAGATTATAAAGATACTGATAATTTAGATGGTTATATGTTTTATATTTAA
- a CDS encoding CsbD family protein, which yields MADESKFEQAKGNVKETVGNATDNKDLEKEGKEDKNSGKAKEFVENAKNKANEAIDKFKK from the coding sequence ATGGCTGATGAAAGTAAGTTTGAACAAGCAAAAGGTAACGTGAAAGAAACGGTCGGTAATGCTACTGACAATAAAGACTTAGAAAAAGAAGGTAAAGAAGATAAAAACTCTGGTAAAGCCAAAGAGTTTGTTGAAAATGCCAAAAACAAAGCGAATGAAGCTATTGATAAATTTAAAAAATAA
- a CDS encoding LLM class flavin-dependent oxidoreductase gives MNHLKLSALNLVPIREGHDDKDAIDDMVTLAQNLESLDYNRYWIAEHHNAPNLVSSATSLLIQHTLEHTSKIRVGSGGIMLPNHAPLVVAEQFGTMATLFPNRLDLGLGRAPGTDMMTASALRRDQHNGVYDFPEEVEQLATYFGPANKQAYVRAYPAVDKNVPLYILGSSTDSAHLAARKGLPYVFAGHFAPQQMKEAMHIYKELFEPSDVLNEPYMIVCLNAIVADTDEQAHYLATTQAQVMVSITRGKMQPVQPPTDNLGGLLTPRELELAKQRMNQSLIGSEATVKQKLKAFIAEYGEFDELMAISYVYDQDAQLESYRKLKNVITNLND, from the coding sequence ATGAACCACTTAAAACTTTCCGCACTTAATCTCGTTCCCATTAGAGAGGGACATGATGATAAAGATGCTATTGATGATATGGTGACTTTAGCGCAAAACCTAGAATCATTAGATTATAATCGCTATTGGATTGCTGAACATCACAATGCCCCAAATTTAGTAAGCTCGGCAACATCACTACTCATACAGCATACTTTAGAACACACTTCTAAAATTCGTGTTGGATCTGGCGGCATCATGCTACCAAACCATGCTCCATTAGTCGTCGCAGAGCAATTTGGGACGATGGCAACATTATTCCCAAATCGTTTAGACCTTGGGTTAGGTCGCGCGCCAGGTACGGATATGATGACAGCCAGCGCATTACGTAGAGATCAACATAATGGCGTTTATGATTTCCCAGAAGAAGTTGAACAACTTGCGACATATTTTGGCCCTGCAAACAAACAAGCTTATGTACGCGCCTATCCTGCCGTTGATAAAAATGTCCCTTTATATATCCTAGGATCTTCTACCGATTCTGCGCATTTGGCAGCGCGAAAAGGTCTACCATATGTCTTTGCAGGACATTTTGCACCACAACAAATGAAAGAAGCTATGCACATTTATAAAGAGTTGTTTGAACCTTCTGATGTACTTAACGAGCCTTATATGATTGTATGTCTTAATGCAATCGTTGCAGATACAGACGAACAAGCACATTATTTAGCAACAACTCAAGCCCAAGTGATGGTCAGTATCACTCGAGGTAAGATGCAACCTGTTCAACCTCCAACTGATAATTTAGGAGGCTTATTAACTCCTAGAGAATTAGAACTTGCCAAACAACGTATGAATCAATCACTCATAGGCTCAGAAGCAACGGTTAAGCAAAAACTCAAAGCTTTTATTGCTGAATATGGTGAATTCGATGAACTTATGGCAATTAGTTATGTTTATGATCAAGATGCTCAATTAGAATCCTATCGTAAATTAAAAAATGTTATTACAAATCTTAATGATTAG
- the sal gene encoding Sal family ABC-F type ribosomal protection protein — translation MSFYFVQKPFEKYGKTLIEHVNISVEPGEHIAIVGDNGVGKTSLLNEIFKKYEGNAYLMKQDMTIYHDIIAMDYIMSLYPECLTIKKAMQHNYERIADYIALNGYEIEQRILTKAKQFNLTEHDLNQSIGLLSGGQQTKVALLRAVISDKELILLDEPTNHLDQAMLADLVQYMNKSNHTLIYVTHHRGFMNETASHIIEITNQYTRKFIGNYNQYKEIIDLEFQTQVRAYEKHQKEIKELEQTISRVKEWHYTAKQSTSVRDPIEQKRLSKLAQKSKIKETQLTQKRNDTNFEEPEMDDRHFHFNDQDVLRKRNLLRIEHFSMTMNNNPIYENAHFEIKNGENILLTGPNGSGKSLLIDIIRQRLIPDIGKVHITPSLKIGYFDQQNNNLDYDETPLNMVLDLEGMNRSHAQTILASFGFNQDKIVHAIADLSMGEKSRLQFVLLFFSNPHLLILDEPTNYFDIATQNLIMKMIQSFNGQVFIVTHDIYMQSQFKATHWEVRNKQLHNLSLKQDKKLNVNDTLRLLDDYKAIDENGHFETDN, via the coding sequence ATGTCTTTTTATTTTGTGCAAAAACCATTCGAAAAATATGGTAAAACGTTAATAGAACACGTAAATATATCTGTTGAACCAGGAGAACACATAGCAATTGTAGGGGATAATGGTGTTGGCAAAACGTCGTTGTTAAATGAAATTTTTAAAAAATATGAGGGTAATGCTTATTTAATGAAGCAAGATATGACGATTTATCATGACATTATAGCGATGGATTATATCATGTCTTTATATCCTGAATGTTTAACTATAAAAAAAGCAATGCAGCATAATTATGAGCGTATTGCAGATTATATTGCTTTAAATGGATATGAAATAGAACAGCGTATCCTTACAAAAGCAAAGCAATTTAATTTAACAGAACATGATTTAAATCAATCAATAGGTTTGCTAAGTGGAGGACAACAGACAAAAGTTGCATTATTACGAGCAGTTATATCTGATAAGGAATTAATTTTGCTAGATGAACCAACGAATCACCTTGATCAAGCAATGTTAGCTGACTTAGTTCAATATATGAATAAATCAAATCATACTTTGATTTATGTCACACATCATCGTGGATTTATGAACGAAACAGCTAGTCACATTATTGAAATTACTAACCAATATACTAGAAAATTCATAGGCAATTATAACCAATATAAAGAAATCATAGACTTAGAATTTCAAACCCAAGTTAGAGCTTATGAAAAACATCAAAAAGAAATAAAAGAACTAGAGCAGACAATTAGCCGAGTAAAAGAATGGCATTACACAGCTAAACAATCAACGAGTGTGAGAGACCCAATTGAACAGAAAAGGTTAAGCAAATTAGCTCAAAAATCTAAAATAAAAGAAACGCAATTGACCCAAAAACGTAATGATACAAATTTTGAAGAACCGGAAATGGATGATAGACATTTTCATTTTAATGACCAAGATGTTTTGCGCAAACGTAACTTACTACGTATAGAACACTTTAGCATGACCATGAATAACAATCCTATTTATGAAAATGCTCATTTTGAAATTAAAAATGGCGAAAATATATTACTCACTGGGCCTAATGGAAGTGGGAAGTCATTGTTGATTGATATCATTAGACAACGATTGATACCGGATATTGGAAAAGTGCATATAACACCATCGCTTAAAATAGGATATTTTGATCAGCAAAATAATAATTTAGATTATGATGAAACGCCACTTAATATGGTATTAGACCTAGAGGGGATGAATCGCAGTCATGCACAAACGATTTTAGCTTCATTTGGGTTTAATCAAGATAAAATAGTGCATGCTATAGCAGATTTATCAATGGGAGAAAAGAGTAGGCTTCAATTTGTATTGTTATTTTTCTCAAATCCTCATTTACTCATATTAGATGAACCAACCAACTATTTTGATATCGCTACACAAAACTTAATTATGAAAATGATACAAAGTTTTAATGGTCAAGTATTTATTGTGACACATGATATATACATGCAGTCACAATTTAAAGCCACACACTGGGAAGTTAGAAATAAGCAGCTACACAATTTGTCATTAAAGCAAGATAAAAAGTTAAATGTCAATGATACCTTGAGATTATTAGATGATTATAAAGCTATTGATGAAAATGGTCATTTTGAAACAGACAACTAG
- a CDS encoding cysteine desulfurase family protein translates to MEVYADYAATTPVKQEVVDKMMDIYAVHYGNPSSIHSVGRNARKHLDDSRRSVKQALGAKQNEIIFTSGATESNNTAIKGIAYAQRYKGNHIITTKIEHHSVLHVFGQLEKEGFDVTYLDVDHQGLVQLDQLKEVITEQTILVSIMFVNNEIGTVQPMYEIDSIVADSNALLHVDAVQAIGHLDINFHDFNIDAMSITAHKFGGPKGVGALVVKEGTPLQFLQLGGEQEAKRRAGTENLPQIVGFAEALKLATEHLNENNIHLMNLKNQFLVSLQERSIPFELNGSMTESTGHIVNLYFPFIDVETILTLLDLANIYVSSGSACTAGTTTPSHVLVAMYEHDDRAKHSVRFSFNEQTTEQEVKYIATEIHKIYHKFKEDI, encoded by the coding sequence ATGGAAGTATATGCAGATTATGCTGCAACAACCCCTGTAAAACAGGAAGTAGTTGATAAAATGATGGATATATATGCTGTTCATTATGGTAACCCATCTTCTATTCATAGTGTTGGGAGAAATGCACGAAAGCATCTAGATGATTCGCGTAGAAGTGTCAAACAAGCTCTCGGCGCAAAGCAGAATGAAATTATATTTACAAGCGGCGCAACAGAATCTAATAATACAGCTATTAAAGGTATTGCATATGCACAGCGTTATAAGGGTAACCATATCATTACTACTAAAATTGAGCATCACTCTGTACTTCACGTGTTTGGACAACTTGAAAAAGAAGGCTTTGATGTAACTTATTTAGATGTAGATCATCAAGGTTTAGTCCAACTTGATCAATTGAAAGAAGTTATTACAGAACAGACGATTTTAGTATCAATAATGTTTGTCAATAATGAGATAGGTACAGTACAGCCAATGTATGAGATTGATAGTATTGTTGCTGATTCTAATGCTTTATTACATGTCGATGCTGTACAAGCAATCGGTCATCTAGATATAAATTTTCATGATTTTAATATTGATGCAATGAGTATAACAGCGCATAAATTTGGAGGTCCTAAAGGTGTTGGCGCCTTAGTAGTAAAAGAGGGTACACCACTACAATTTTTGCAATTAGGTGGAGAACAAGAAGCAAAACGCAGAGCCGGTACTGAAAACCTGCCTCAGATTGTTGGTTTTGCAGAAGCGCTTAAGCTTGCAACAGAACATTTAAATGAAAATAACATACACCTTATGAATTTGAAAAATCAATTTCTAGTTTCCCTTCAAGAGCGTTCTATACCCTTTGAACTAAATGGCTCTATGACTGAGTCAACGGGACATATTGTGAATTTATATTTTCCATTTATTGATGTTGAAACCATATTAACCTTATTGGATTTAGCCAATATTTATGTATCATCGGGGTCTGCATGTACTGCAGGGACTACCACACCGTCACATGTATTAGTAGCAATGTATGAGCATGACGACAGAGCAAAACATTCTGTGCGTTTTAGTTTTAACGAACAAACAACAGAACAAGAAGTTAAGTATATAGCGACAGAAATTCATAAAATTTATCACAAATTTAAGGAGGACATATAA